The following are from one region of the Rosistilla carotiformis genome:
- a CDS encoding HEAT repeat domain-containing protein: protein MSTIERLASPDGVVREKARHALIDAKSDEVMLALIAKLDDRRHQVRWEAAKALSEIGDSSASSPLVHAMDDSDSDVAWVAAEGVAGMGEVGLSAVLGGLIRSSRSGEFHRAAHHALKEFSRRGIRRDVVKFVMNALEGAAPKLSGPVATYKAMQQMDVPRLAP from the coding sequence ATGTCCACGATCGAGCGACTCGCTTCCCCCGACGGCGTCGTTCGCGAGAAGGCACGACATGCACTGATCGACGCAAAGAGCGATGAGGTGATGTTGGCGCTGATCGCCAAACTGGACGATCGACGACATCAAGTCCGCTGGGAAGCGGCCAAGGCGTTGTCGGAGATCGGTGATTCCTCCGCCTCTTCCCCCCTGGTCCATGCGATGGACGACAGCGACAGCGACGTCGCTTGGGTGGCAGCCGAAGGCGTTGCCGGAATGGGAGAAGTTGGTCTGTCGGCGGTGCTCGGAGGGCTGATTCGATCGAGCCGCTCGGGAGAGTTTCACCGCGCCGCCCACCATGCATTAAAAGAGTTCTCGCGGCGTGGAATCCGACGGGACGTTGTCAAGTTTGTGATGAATGCATTGGAAGGTGCCGCGCCAAAGCTGTCCGGTCCGGTAGCCACCTACAAGGCGATGCAACAAATGGACGTCCCCCGACTCGCCCCATAG
- a CDS encoding SpoIIAA family protein translates to MSFVITEHAEGQVVEIQLTGKLSKEAYEKFVPMTEAKIAEYGKVRMLVIMHDFHGWEAGALWEDIKFDFKHFNHIERLAIVGESKWEKGMTVFCRPFTTAKIKYFDHDEIGAAREWIHESND, encoded by the coding sequence ATGTCATTTGTTATCACCGAACACGCCGAGGGACAGGTGGTCGAGATCCAGTTGACCGGCAAGTTGTCCAAGGAAGCGTACGAAAAGTTTGTTCCGATGACCGAAGCGAAGATCGCCGAATATGGGAAGGTGCGGATGTTGGTGATCATGCACGATTTTCACGGCTGGGAAGCGGGAGCATTGTGGGAAGATATCAAGTTCGATTTCAAGCACTTCAACCACATCGAACGGCTCGCCATCGTCGGCGAATCGAAGTGGGAAAAGGGAATGACCGTCTTCTGTCGTCCCTTCACCACCGCCAAGATCAAATACTTCGATCACGACGAGATCGGTGCGGCCCGCGAGTGGATCCACGAATCGAACGACTGA
- a CDS encoding DUF3472 domain-containing protein, translating into MQANLVLTSAILIVATFPIAGRSAEPVVQFLAGSEGVDGAEIVYNGQAAADGRIVFNATNGFFDEGAFVASGSLAMVREDDGLIAESFESLQFRNVEKTGSAQWYLWIASPGTIEAKLFLQLPSQQAQTRWQIQWGEEVQSLDLGASDGLAGIPISFDVKQPGKLRVALKCLTEPLPMETEIHRIELSGPAIRDAKLLRVRWRPAAVHTRFYAPPECRQPTMWVFETECVTPVSSYSPITTPFGYFGTSFVDGKIPPEVSYNFSMWAAGSKAAEAPPLESMPQLLATGHPEARFSSFGHEGTGLKIRDAVVYPGGADRAIQAFRVTAQGDVFTYYGYIYNEAQQRWVLFAVGSQPKKSPKDEPFLTSTGSFCEIPGPPRVQRTGDVQRVIRRRGWFYGSDRRWYLASLPSPAEQTKTKRARLDRAAANRGELPIALNKYTRYADNYRTEGWIESATGGMECYRAESIPKPQGNRGGMRLPAYLANEKVAQLFAMPVEFGEAEAKSIAAHSATIDYPLIQAGKGAKAVLYYGTQDCLTFRRPEKVGGSGVQGDVFSEDRTWQFATPLQDVRSGSNAFRLSELKPGTTYHYRLFVTNSEGQSWDFVSSSFKTLD; encoded by the coding sequence ATGCAAGCGAACTTGGTTCTCACCTCCGCCATTCTCATTGTCGCAACTTTCCCAATCGCTGGGCGCTCGGCCGAGCCGGTGGTGCAGTTCCTTGCCGGCTCGGAAGGAGTCGATGGTGCGGAGATCGTCTACAACGGCCAAGCGGCCGCCGACGGACGGATCGTATTCAACGCAACCAACGGCTTCTTCGATGAAGGGGCTTTCGTTGCATCGGGTTCACTGGCGATGGTGCGCGAAGATGACGGCTTGATTGCTGAGTCATTTGAGTCGTTGCAATTCCGGAACGTGGAGAAAACGGGATCCGCCCAATGGTACCTTTGGATCGCGTCGCCCGGGACAATCGAGGCCAAGCTGTTTTTGCAGTTGCCGTCGCAGCAAGCGCAAACGCGTTGGCAGATCCAGTGGGGCGAAGAAGTGCAATCGTTGGACCTTGGGGCGTCGGATGGGCTCGCCGGGATTCCGATTTCCTTCGATGTGAAGCAGCCAGGCAAGCTCCGCGTTGCACTGAAGTGTTTGACTGAACCGTTGCCGATGGAAACAGAGATCCACCGAATCGAATTGAGCGGTCCGGCGATTCGCGATGCCAAACTTTTGCGCGTCCGTTGGCGGCCAGCCGCCGTTCATACACGGTTCTACGCACCGCCGGAGTGTCGGCAGCCGACGATGTGGGTTTTTGAGACCGAATGTGTTACGCCGGTTTCCAGTTATTCACCGATCACGACACCGTTCGGCTATTTTGGGACAAGTTTTGTCGATGGAAAGATTCCTCCCGAGGTTAGCTACAATTTTTCGATGTGGGCCGCAGGCAGCAAGGCTGCCGAAGCGCCTCCGTTGGAATCGATGCCGCAATTGCTCGCTACCGGGCATCCCGAGGCAAGGTTCAGCAGTTTTGGTCACGAAGGGACGGGCTTGAAGATCCGCGATGCGGTGGTTTATCCAGGCGGAGCCGATCGCGCTATCCAGGCATTTCGCGTGACGGCTCAAGGGGATGTCTTCACCTATTACGGTTACATCTACAACGAAGCGCAGCAACGGTGGGTGTTGTTTGCCGTTGGCAGCCAACCGAAAAAGAGCCCGAAGGATGAACCCTTTTTAACCTCGACCGGTTCGTTCTGTGAAATTCCTGGGCCGCCTCGCGTTCAACGAACCGGTGATGTGCAACGCGTGATCCGGCGGCGGGGCTGGTTTTATGGCAGCGACCGACGTTGGTATCTGGCAAGTTTGCCGTCGCCCGCGGAGCAGACCAAAACGAAGCGAGCTCGGTTGGACCGCGCCGCGGCGAATCGTGGCGAACTGCCGATCGCACTGAATAAGTACACCCGCTACGCGGACAACTATCGAACCGAAGGTTGGATTGAATCGGCGACCGGTGGGATGGAGTGTTATCGGGCGGAGAGCATTCCAAAACCACAGGGGAACCGGGGAGGGATGAGGCTGCCGGCGTATCTTGCGAACGAGAAGGTCGCTCAATTGTTCGCGATGCCGGTCGAATTTGGAGAGGCGGAAGCGAAGTCGATCGCCGCGCATTCGGCGACGATCGATTACCCGTTGATCCAAGCGGGCAAAGGGGCCAAGGCGGTACTCTATTACGGTACGCAAGATTGTTTAACTTTCCGCCGTCCCGAAAAAGTAGGTGGCAGTGGGGTCCAAGGGGATGTTTTTAGTGAAGATCGAACTTGGCAATTTGCGACTCCGCTGCAGGACGTCCGCAGTGGCAGCAACGCGTTCCGTCTCAGCGAATTGAAACCGGGAACAACCTATCACTACCGTCTGTTCGTAACCAATTCCGAAGGGCAAAGCTGGGACTTTGTCTCGAGTTCCTTCAAGACGTTGGATTAG
- a CDS encoding AAA family ATPase, whose translation MLRAHCVIAIESPSLSDRLEQSLKQVPLTCARVASGQCEAILSAAKENAATGFIFLQLSDSTSNLKSLIHRLRSSLDTRIVVVGNATTGRQVIEIIRAGADDFVDEKDDLQREIGLLVKRAAPGTVQNQRKSELITVTSSCGGCGASSLAVNIAAQYAHKYGECGLVDLQMHGGDLATLLRLSPRHTISKMLANNHPLAPEMVQQALTKHETGISLLAGADPLTYLPSSSPETIRSIVRSMTTNFQRVVVELEDISHREQLAALSDSDQVVLIFRMHFPALARAHRFFESIERFGVDPDKVRIVASQVGQSGEVPIGHAEKIFGRKIDACISNDVCPMNQAVNLGIPVVLDSPKSQCSRDYMALVQLLDGETPLPSNTRWNVGALLKSTFGSSRQVPALS comes from the coding sequence ATGTTGCGTGCACACTGCGTCATCGCCATCGAGTCACCTTCGTTATCCGATCGTCTTGAACAAAGCCTGAAGCAGGTTCCTCTGACATGTGCTCGCGTTGCGTCGGGCCAGTGTGAAGCGATACTTTCGGCAGCGAAGGAAAACGCGGCTACAGGGTTCATCTTTTTGCAACTCTCCGATTCAACAAGCAATTTGAAATCGTTGATTCATCGCCTGCGTTCGTCTTTAGATACCCGAATTGTGGTCGTCGGAAACGCAACCACCGGGCGTCAGGTAATCGAAATCATTCGCGCTGGCGCCGATGATTTTGTCGACGAGAAAGACGATCTGCAACGCGAAATAGGGCTGCTCGTAAAACGGGCGGCGCCAGGCACTGTACAGAATCAACGCAAATCGGAATTGATTACTGTCACCTCCAGTTGTGGTGGCTGCGGTGCAAGTTCTTTGGCCGTCAATATCGCCGCCCAATACGCTCACAAATATGGCGAGTGTGGATTGGTTGATCTGCAGATGCACGGGGGGGATTTGGCAACGCTGCTAAGGCTGAGTCCGCGGCACACCATCTCCAAAATGTTAGCCAACAACCATCCGTTGGCTCCCGAAATGGTTCAGCAAGCCCTCACCAAGCACGAAACAGGAATCAGTTTGTTAGCCGGTGCCGACCCGTTGACCTATTTGCCGTCGAGCAGTCCTGAAACAATCCGTAGTATCGTTCGTTCGATGACAACAAACTTTCAGCGGGTCGTCGTCGAATTGGAAGATATTTCGCATCGCGAACAACTGGCAGCGCTATCGGACAGCGATCAGGTTGTTCTCATTTTTCGCATGCATTTTCCCGCACTGGCACGCGCACACCGCTTCTTCGAAAGCATCGAACGCTTTGGCGTCGACCCCGACAAGGTTCGTATCGTCGCATCGCAAGTTGGCCAGTCTGGCGAAGTTCCGATTGGCCACGCGGAGAAGATCTTTGGACGCAAAATCGATGCCTGCATCAGCAACGATGTCTGTCCGATGAATCAAGCGGTCAATCTGGGAATTCCGGTGGTGCTCGATTCGCCAAAATCACAATGCAGTCGGGACTACATGGCATTGGTTCAATTGTTGGACGGCGAAACGCCTCTGCCATCGAACACGCGATGGAACGTTGGCGCACTCCTGAAATCGACGTTTGGTTCTTCTCGCCAAGTACCAGCACTCTCCTAA
- a CDS encoding CpaF family protein, with translation MNQATLSPNNSLERRERLQRVRGEIHDQLVARIDMSALRNIKPELMRDQLRLGAQELCRFHSDLLTHAEQEEIVEDLLYEMLGLGPIEVLMNDPTISDILINGPNSVFVERRGMLEETQVRFQSLDHLVNIVQRVASRVGRRIDESSPMVDARLPDGSRLNAVIRPLALEGALVSIRKFATRPMTAADFVKRRVATPEMLGFLAACIAAKLNIVISGGTGSGKTTLLNMLSSHIPQGERIATIEDAAELQLQQSHVARMETRPANLEGRGEVTASDLLKNALRMRPDRIIIGECRGVEAFDMLQAMSTGHAGSMTTIHSNDTRDAINRLEMLVGMAAPELPMWFVHRQIASSINIVIQTQRLAGGTRKITQISEITGTQNDAINMHDLFTFQQTGVAENGQVEGHFEACGIMPKCLPRLRSAGVHIDAEMFRQRRMEVDMEQMQAYRIQ, from the coding sequence ATGAATCAAGCGACTCTATCTCCGAACAACAGCCTTGAACGCCGCGAACGACTGCAACGCGTGCGTGGTGAGATTCACGACCAATTGGTTGCCCGCATCGATATGTCGGCATTGCGGAACATCAAACCCGAATTGATGCGAGACCAATTGCGACTTGGCGCTCAAGAGTTGTGTCGTTTCCACTCCGATTTGTTAACCCATGCCGAGCAGGAAGAGATCGTCGAAGACCTGCTTTATGAGATGTTAGGACTCGGGCCGATCGAGGTCTTGATGAACGATCCAACGATCTCCGACATTCTTATCAACGGCCCCAATTCCGTCTTCGTCGAACGCCGCGGGATGTTGGAAGAGACGCAGGTTCGATTTCAGAGCTTGGATCACTTGGTCAATATCGTGCAACGCGTGGCCAGTCGCGTGGGGCGTCGCATCGATGAATCGAGTCCCATGGTCGACGCTCGATTGCCCGATGGCAGCCGATTGAATGCCGTCATCCGACCGCTAGCGCTCGAAGGGGCATTGGTCTCGATTCGCAAATTTGCCACTCGCCCGATGACCGCCGCCGACTTTGTCAAACGGCGTGTGGCGACGCCGGAGATGTTGGGTTTTCTGGCCGCTTGTATCGCCGCCAAATTGAACATCGTGATCTCGGGAGGCACCGGCAGTGGGAAGACGACCCTTTTAAACATGTTGTCCAGCCACATCCCTCAGGGCGAGCGGATCGCGACAATCGAAGACGCCGCCGAGTTACAGCTGCAGCAATCGCATGTCGCTCGGATGGAGACGCGCCCTGCGAACCTGGAAGGTCGCGGAGAAGTCACCGCCAGCGACTTGCTGAAAAATGCCCTGCGGATGCGTCCCGATCGAATCATCATCGGCGAATGCCGCGGCGTGGAAGCGTTTGACATGCTGCAAGCCATGAGTACCGGACACGCCGGCAGCATGACAACGATCCACTCCAACGACACTCGAGATGCGATCAATCGCTTAGAGATGCTGGTCGGGATGGCGGCTCCCGAACTGCCGATGTGGTTTGTTCATCGACAGATCGCATCGTCGATCAATATCGTGATCCAGACCCAGCGATTGGCGGGTGGCACTCGGAAGATCACACAGATATCGGAGATCACCGGCACGCAGAATGATGCGATCAACATGCATGATCTGTTTACGTTTCAACAGACAGGAGTTGCCGAGAACGGGCAGGTGGAAGGCCATTTCGAGGCTTGTGGAATTATGCCGAAGTGTCTCCCGCGACTCCGGTCGGCTGGCGTCCACATCGATGCGGAGATGTTTCGGCA